A region of the Larimichthys crocea isolate SSNF chromosome XVIII, L_crocea_2.0, whole genome shotgun sequence genome:
TTTAGTGCCAGTGTGTGCAGCTTAGAACGGAGATGATTATAAATGCAAATAATAGCCATGATCATTTTAGTCTTATAAGCAGCCCAACAGCCTGTGACGATCATTCGCTATTAAATACGTAATGTGGGGATTGAAATTCATAATTTAACAGCTAGGTTTAGATGGTGAGATTTCTAGGTAGCCATTGACTCAGTGTCGGTCAGTCGGCCACTTGCCTCAACAACTACTTAGATGATTTCTATGAAATTTGGTGCAGACATTcctgttccccagaggatgaatcctattCATTTTGGTGACTTTTCCCTTTTAGTGCAATCATCAGGTTGGATTTGTGGTTCAGAGTGgaatacattttatagacagTATATTGACTGAAACGCCCCCCCAAACAGCTATCGGATGGATTGCCAAGACATTTTGGTCAACATATCCAAGGTGCAGGGAAATTAAACCTCAATGACTTCATTGATCCGACTTTCATTTGTCAACTATTTTGgctttatgaccaaataccccacaaaacaaatcagattcCCATCAACCTCAGCTAAACATTGCACTTTGTGCCAACTAGAGAGCATTGGCAAGCTAAAACGCATTTGGTAGCTTCATTATTGTGGCCAACTATAGAGTTTTTTAGAAAGTTTTCGAAAGTAATTCAAATCTTTAATCAGTTGTTTGACTTCCAAGTTAGGCAATTATGCCTAAATGGAATGAATCGACGTTCTTTCAGGCATCTAACCTGATTAAAATACAAGATATACGTTTGGTATATCAAATGTTCAGGTTTGATTCGTTTTTATCGTAGACTTAGGCATCTGAATTTCACTAATCCAACATGACTATTTGACTCATTGTGCAAACTCTTtgtaaaatctgtgtttttacaaTAGGTGACCACTTTCATTGGATGTgagtaataacaataaatacGTATAAAAAGTatcttttcctgtctttgtgtctcagctTTTCTGCTGTGAGGAAGCACTGAAGGCAGCAGTGATGCTGAAAGGCGCGGCGGTTATCGCAGAAGAAACCGTGACTGATAGAGACCCGGTGAGGCAGAAAGATCAAAGGTCAGGATCGCTCTTGTCTATTATTGGCTTCCACCATTAAATGGTTTTCGAAATTAAATTTCCATGCCATTGAATTCCCGATGCTACATCTTCTATGACATATACCACAGGCTGAAAGGTTTGGAATCTGAAAGGAGTTCAGACCGTAAGACGCCTAAAgcaggttacacacacacacacacacacacacactcacaccatcTACCACAGACAGATATCTCAGGCAGATTAAATTTACTCCTTTTTCCATTGTGTCCATTCATGCCGTGACACCTTAAACTACATTGCAGAACACAAAAAACAAGTATCTGTCATCGTACACAAAGGACCCCGAGATGACGCTTGGACTCCTTCACTCCCTGAAATAGACATCATGGATTCTGAAAACACTTTCTCTTTAAATGGAAAAGGTCGTGGACAGAAGGTATTGTcatatgttgattttttttttttgcacaaatgtCAAGACTACAGCTGCGAGTCTAGAAGCCtacattaattatttaatctgtttgcTTGAACAGAGGACGACGCCGCTCGTCAAACGATACAACAACGGTCAAacatttattgtgatttttcCAGATGGTACCGGGCAGGTGTGGTATCCTTTTTCAAGTCAATCTAACTGACGTGCCGTCATAAATACTTAATGTTTGATTGTTCGGCCTTAATCATATCTAAAAGCTATCCATCAGGAAGGCTTGCAATTCTCGTGTCTGCTGTGCAATCAGCTGACTGGTCTTGCGTGTTGGTTCTCGAAGACAAACATCTGCTGCCTCACATTCAGGCAGTTTTCACCAGCAGAGGACGGGGTACCTGTTATCACAACAACGGCTCAGCCTGGTACGACTGGTTGTTTAATCAGCcctaatattttatttcatagtgtAATGCTGGCATAAATCAGCACTGTATTGTGTAATTAAAACCTATTTAATTATCACCAGCTCTCCGTAGAAACATTTcaagtttagtttattttaattattgataaCAATTGGCGGAGGACAGAAATAACGACCCGTCTGTGAGAGACAATAAAACCCCTGAGGGGCTCATTGTTCACAAGCTGCTTGTCTTTATTAGGGTGAATCTGACTCCGTGGGGAGGCACCTACTGCAGCGACACAGGAGATTTGAAGAAACAGTGGAGCTGGCTGGACAATAAGCATCATGTTCACGCTCCGCCTTGCCAGCCCCTCTGCCTGACACTGAGCACCAACCTCAGCATCCGCATCCAATCCCAAGAGAACATCTGCATCACTTTCACCTCTGGCAAACAGAGTGTACAGCTTGACGTAGGAGCCAAACTGAGAGTAAGTTTGGGTGGCTTGTGGTATTAATAATCGTTTGTAGCGCGAGCACAAATACAAGTGAAGGGCAGACCCAATTTTAGGCAAAATCATTGATTCCGCTTTATATTTCCTCGCTGGCGTAGCCGAATCAAGGCAAAGGTCTAACGCTGCCAGGGCCTGACATGCATCAGAGACATCTGCAGCAGAAGAGTGCAGAGATCAATGTCCTACTCCAGAACATCCAGTCCCTCATCACCTATCAAAAGACTGTCAGTCCGAGGAAGGTCAAGTCCCGGCAAAGCCTCATCTCACAGATGGAAAGACGGCGGCTGCCAATGAAGCAGCAACAGCCTGCCAAGAAGACCCCCTAAAGCTGACGATGTCCTTGAATGGCAGTTTCTCatttgtgtgaagtgaagtgacttgttctgtagcgCTCCGAGAATTTGAATTCAACAACAAAGTGCttttgagggaaaaaacaaaagcaaagaacaTTACTAactttttggggtttttttaatCAGAATGTTCATAAATAGTTTAACTGTACACATCATTTTATACAGGAGATACACCAAAGCAAATGTTACTTTTTGTTACTCTGCGAGGAGCACTAGGAAACACACCCATAAATCATACAGTGCAAAACTGCCAAGGTCAAATGGTCCAAAAAGGTAAAAGTATTAGTTTTGATCAACCTAtttataaaaggaaaaaagtataaaacataaGATTTCTTTACATATTTGCAGCAGAATAgcatcttctcttttctttaagAAAACATCAGGAGAGGTACTTGAGCATCCCGTAGTACATCAGCCCAGCGTAGAGTTCTACTCAATGTTAcattttgcagcatttttctttgtcttgctaTCCTTCCAGACCCGTCGAGGGAGTCTGGGGCATCTGAATTCAAGCCTCCTTACTGGCCATTAGCTACCTGGCTGAAGAACAACCCTTTAGTGCCTCtatttgcacacacaaagtGTCCTTGTCTGAACACTTAATATATTTCACTCCcttccaccccccacccacccatcgTCCACCCTCACGGTCACACTGTGTGCAAATTGTTTTGATTCAAACCAGtttggtgttttaaaaaaaaaagagacgcAACTGTGATCACGAATCCACAATTGTCAGAATGGATTTCTCCTACATGAAAACAACCCTAACCACAACGCCACCATCAATTTGAGTCAAACAAAATGATCAAGTCAGTACCCAAAAATATCATCCTCCACTTCCCAGTTCTTTATGAACTCCAACATGAATACCTGAACCTCAACATACTTGTATGTACTCGAGCCGCCGACGGAGAATCTTAGGCCTTGtgcaaagttgttttttttttccctctttgctgTCAGTTCAGCGCCCTTGATGCGGTTTGCAGCTCAGGTACAGTTCTTCCGGTCATCTCGCCTACTCAGCCTCACAGCTCCTGGTCATGGCAGGAGTTGCAACATCCTGTTGCTCTCCAGAGGGTGCTCGCCAGCATCGCCACACGCCTGAACTTGGACATTACTTATTCACAGACAGCAGTAGGTTAATCTGAAAGAGAGGCGTGAAAAATGTTGAGTACTCGCCGTGACTCGAGCCGGGCATTCGTTATCAAACGTTTCTCCACTTGAAGTGGCTCTCAGCACTTTTGGATGTTGCACTAGTATTATT
Encoded here:
- the LOC104928708 gene encoding glutamate-rich protein 6B isoform X2, which translates into the protein MDSPANPGLVNKESMSSREYLRIHTFDQRVVTRVSVGTQTDWRDEEDGSRDCKYTKQETSQAPRKNFELTSEQSVSKYMKSELEISPDNEVLDSLSEETPQTPAACQVETEESLTNLDKIPASSGLDSSEEPPQTVPNICCQHCQQLKKAPVASDQIAKSVDPEELFCCEEALKAAVMLKGAAVIAEETVTDRDPVRQKDQRLKGLESERSSDRKTPKAEHKKQVSVIVHKGPRDDAWTPSLPEIDIMDSENTFSLNGKGRGQKRTTPLVKRYNNGQTFIVIFPDGTGQVCYPSGRLAILVSAVQSADWSCVLVLEDKHLLPHIQAVFTSRGRGTCYHNNGSAWVNLTPWGGTYCSDTGDLKKQWSWLDNKHHVHAPPCQPLCLTLSTNLSIRIQSQENICITFTSGKQSVQLDVGAKLRPNQGKGLTLPGPDMHQRHLQQKSAEINVLLQNIQSLITYQKTVSPRKVKSRQSLISQMERRRLPMKQQQPAKKTP
- the LOC104928708 gene encoding glutamate-rich protein 6B isoform X1 — translated: MDSPANPGLVNKESMSSREYLRIHTFDQRVVTRVSVGTQTDWRDEEDGSRDCKYTKQETSQAPRKNFELTSEQSVSKYMKSELEISPDNEVLDSLSEETPQTPAACQVETEESLTNLDKIPASSGLDSSEEPPQTVPNICCQHCQQLKKAPVASDQIAKSVDPEELFCCEEALKAAVMLKGAAVIAEETVTDRDPVRQKDQRLKGLESERSSDRKTPKAGAEHKKQVSVIVHKGPRDDAWTPSLPEIDIMDSENTFSLNGKGRGQKRTTPLVKRYNNGQTFIVIFPDGTGQVCYPSGRLAILVSAVQSADWSCVLVLEDKHLLPHIQAVFTSRGRGTCYHNNGSAWVNLTPWGGTYCSDTGDLKKQWSWLDNKHHVHAPPCQPLCLTLSTNLSIRIQSQENICITFTSGKQSVQLDVGAKLRPNQGKGLTLPGPDMHQRHLQQKSAEINVLLQNIQSLITYQKTVSPRKVKSRQSLISQMERRRLPMKQQQPAKKTP